TGATCCCCCCCATAACGCCCCTCCCTAGGGGGCTCCCGGGAAACACCACTACGTTAACGTTAACTTAAGTAATAAAAGGAAcataaaacggcaaaaaacattcacaatttatattaaaaagaaCGCAGTCgtagcaagaagaagaaggaaaagaaggaagaaaaccaTGAAGGGGGAGAtatttagagagagagaaacaacaacaataaaacctCTGAAATGCTTATCCCTGTTCGCAATCTCTTCTCCCCTCCTTTCACTCCGTTGCCCCACGTATTCGCGTGCATGTTTTATGTACATGAGCCCTCTAAGTGCATCTGCTGAAAGAGAAGCGGTAGTCGGAATCCAACCGAAAACCTCAACCCTAGCGACTACTAAGCATGGCCGCGCGGTGGGCGAACAAATTTCAATAATTATCGGCAAACACACTGGGAGTGATATACAGATGTCCACAGATATCTATTGATCAATAATTTGTTATTAATCAAAAGAATGCGTAGTAGGTGAAGGGAAAATTGAGTTGAACCCTTGATCCTTGGATCCCTTCCACCCAAGGCTAACGTTTTGCCGTCGGGTGAGGGAGGGACGTACATCCATTAAAGTTAGGGAAGCGAATTCGACGAGTTCATTGGCCTGGGGCAAAGGAAactgaaaatgggaaaagcgaTTTTGTCGTGGAGAAACAAGTGAATAAAGTAACGAGGAAAACCATAAACACAGTAAAACATTCAACTAGCCAACCTCCATGCGCCGTGGTTTACTACGTTGCTACGATTGCATTTTTCGTCAATAGGCTATTCCCACAGCAAAACATCAATGCTTGCTATAGAACAGCGAAGATCTAGCCATGACCCAACTACCAATCAGTCAAATTCTTTCCATTCTCTTTGGTTGTGGCGGTCCCTCTTCGAAATAATATCGCATGCAAATGGTGCGTAACAAATATCCAATTTATTTCCGGCTTTAAAGTACACTATCACACGCTAACGGCACCGCGCAGCCACTAGacagtagagagagagagcgtatcATCAGATTTgtaacagaaaacaacaatTAACCCAAAAACTAAGCCACGGAGGATTAGTATGGAATGCGATAAGAACAGAAGCAGCGTGCATAGCGGGAAGTCTCCCCTGCGGCTGCAAAAGCTCGCTAATTCAGCTGCCACCGGGCGCTTCCTCGTCCGTTTCGAATTCCTTCGGTATTTGGCCGATCTCGACGATTGCGTTAACGCGATTCGCACGATGcttgcggctgcggcggccacTCTTGTAGAGAATCGAATCATCGTACTTAAGCTCATTAAGCGCATCAAACAATTCTAATTTCTTCATGTGCACGTTTATAAGTCGTGCCTCACCGGGTTCCTCGTTGGAGGCAGCGGCCGAGCCTATCTCTACTGGCGCACCACCATTATCAGTCCCGTCCTTGCCGTCATCCGGCCCTGTGATGGTAAGGCATTGCGTTGGCTCCTCGTGGCATTCGTCCGCCAATACCACCTGTGAATCCTGGCTGACGAACAGCTCCATATGCTTAAACACTACCGTCGTGCGGCTGTAGCTATCCGGATGCGTTGCAATGCGCACCAGAGAGCGAGGGCTTTCAAGAATTAGAATCTCATTCCGATCAACGGACACATCCAGAATGTGGCGTAAACGTGTTAATTGGCCCACGATGGCCATCCGTTCGAGATCCAGCAGAAACAGGGCCCCATTGGCTACCGTGACAATCTGGTTTGCCTCGAAGGGATACAGTTTACCGAAAGCCGTTGGAATGCGAACCGGATTGCGGCTCGGATTGAGCAGAGGAATCTCGGCATGTTGCTGCGGACCACGCATGAGCTCTTTGAAGATAAGCGTCTGGGCCACGTTCCCCTCGTAATCGGCTAGCCAAAGCCGGAACCCGGAACGTGTCGAGATGATTTGTTGCTGCCCATGGACCTGGGCAAAGATCGCTCCGAACGGGGCCAACGTTTTACGGTCCTTTTTCCCGACTTGTGCCACTCGCCAGCGACGCTCATCGGTAGCAACCTCGGGACTGCAGATTACCGTGCGGAAGAGACTCGATACTAGCAGCCAGCGTCCTTGTCGCAGATCCATCTGTACGATCTCGTACCGTTCGTTGAGGATTTCGCGCGACTGGCACGTCTTCGAGGTGTAGCCCATCTCGGTCAGTACCACCACACCGGCCGTATCACCCGAGAACAGCTTCATGCCGTTCTTTGACCACAGCAGCTCACTGATGCCGGCCCGATGCAAACCCCGCACCGTGTAccgttcgatcggtttcgcCTTCAACAGCAGCTCGGCGCACACATCCGGTGGAGGGGTTTTGGGAATCTGGAAAATAGTAACCATACCCGTCCGACATCCGGCGGCTACCATGTACTCGACGGTCGAGATGATGCGCACGCAGGTCAGTTCCGGTGAGCCACCGTTCTCGCTGACCGCCGGCAAGCGATGTTCCACGGTACCCGTTTTGCGGTTGTACAGGAACACGAGACCGACGTTGGTACCGAAAGCGATAAACTCGTCCACCGAATCGAGGCACGTGAGGGACACATCGTGGAACAGCAAACCGCGCTGCACGGTGGGTGGAATTTTACCGACCAGCTCAACCAACGGTTCCCATTCTCGCAGCggaggtggcggtgctgctgaccccgcaggaactgctgctgctgctgctgctcctgctggcggtgaatCGGTGTCGCCGTTCATCGCTCTCAGGGGGTGGCGAGGTGAAACGAGCACCTCAATCACGGCACTGGTGACTCATCGCACTTCCGTCCCCCACTTATCGTAATCGGACCGCACAGCAGCAAGGATATTCCTGCCTTTTTCCAGAAGTAGGACGATTTCGCGTCGTGTTGTTCTTTCGCTTATTGCCAGGGCGCCTACTCACACACCCGTACTGCTTttgacgtttgtttgttgacaaaaaaggaaacacgtttttgtggtttcgtCCTCGTTTTTGCTTAAATCCGTGTAATAAAGGACAATCAGCAGCGTAATGGATACGGTAGAAGATGAACAGTCCAGCGTGGGAAAGCAGCATCATAAAAATCGTGCCAAGAAGCGAAAGCGAGCCAAGAAGTTCCTGCATAATGCGAAGGGGTTCGGGCGTATCGGCAGTTTCGGCCGCGGTGAGGATTTAGACCAGAGTCAGTACAACTATCTGCTCAGCATTCTCGACAGTATGGGCAAGACGGAGGGTACGGAAGAGCGTCAGCTGATGGCGAACAATGTGCTCGGTCAGCTGGAAGGTAAAGAGATCCGCACCTCATCGAACCAGCTCGGAAGCCGGGTACTGGAGAATCTGCTCACCTATGCGGACGAGGAAACGTTTGCCCGTTTAATGGACACCCTGGCGGAGCACTTCCGTGTCGTGTGCTGCGATTCGTTTGCCTCGCATGTGCTCCAGCGGGTGCTGTACGTGGCAATGCTACGTACCGTAGCGCCCCTGCAAGAACAACCAGAACAGGAGCATGACGAAAAGGCGGCCGAGCTGAAGGAATCGGCAGAGAAGAAACGGAAGCTTACAGCTGGCGGCGACGAACGCGGACCGAAGGACATTTGGCCCAGTTTTACCTACAGCCTGCAGGAACCGTATAGTGACGAGCATCGACGAGCGTGCGGCGCGTTTGTGGAACGGTTAGCCAAGTTTCTGGTGAACAATCTCGAAGAGTTCGTCTGGAACTGCACAGCCAACTACGTCGTGCGGCAGTGCATGCTGCATCTGAGCGGTATCGCCGAGATGAAGGTGGCCTTGGTAGGAGGCGGTGCCGGAACACGCGATTCCGGAGGCGACAAGGAAACGGTTAAAAGGCTAGTGGTGCCGGAGAGCTGGAGCAAACTGTTACACAGCTTCAATCTGCACCTGCTGGAATGGCCTCAGTTTGCGGATCTACCGTTCGGTAATCTTACCTCGATCGTACTACAAACATTGCTACAGGCGATCGCCAACAGTAATGATCCGTTTCAGCTCGAGCAGCTTTGCACTAAGCTACACACCGAGTGCTTCCTTGCCAATCTTGTGGAGGCAAATAACGATGAAATGGACGAGAGCGCAAACCAATATACTGCAGCGGGAAAGCAAGAGGAAATGAAACTGCCCCAGCTTTTCCACTGTGAGGGTACTGTCCGGCTTCTGGAGGTGTGCCTCTCAGTAGCCTCTCCCGAGTTTCTGCGCGAGAAGCTCTTTGCTGAGCTGTTCCGCGAACGGTTGAAACCGCTGGCTCTGTCGAGAGCGTGTAACTTTGCCGTTCAGAAGCTGATCGATCACACCGCAGACAAGGATACGATGGAGACAATCTTTGGCGAACTGGAAGGCAGCCTGGAGTCCATCCTGCGCCGTGGTCACTCGGGTGTAGTGCTAGCCCTGACCAACGCATGCGTTAGGCTTTCCTGTCAGCAGGGAAAGTTCATAAAGCAACTACTCGATGCTCTGCACTGTGGCGATGCCGGATCGGAGAAGCTGCTGACTGCAGTTCTATATCTGATGCCAGCCAACGTGACATCCGCTACCGCACCGAAGATTCACATACACGGTTCACTCATTCTACAAGCGATACTGGAATTCAATAAGCCCATCAAATTTGTTACGGCCCTACTCGAGATGAATGCGGAGCGGTTGGTGGAGATTCTGCGTGATCCGCGTGGTTCATTCATCGCCAACGCATTCGTACGATCGCGATTTGTTGGTGAGAAGTCACGCGAAAAGATGGTACGCCATCTGGAGGGCCAGTACGGTCAACTGGCACTGACGTCGCACGGTTCGCGCGTGGTTGAGCTGTTTTACGAGGCGGGTAATCCGGCGCAAAGGGAAAACATTGTGCGCGAACTTTCCGACAGCTCTGCTCAGCTTAGTGGCAAACCGTGGGGTTTTATCCTCAACAAGCGACTACTAATCGATACATATAAGCGTGATCCGGCCCGTTGGAAGGTGGCGATAAAGAGCGATGCAAAGGTAGAACGGATGTTCGATAAGATCGTTGGTggcaaaaagcgaaaagcacaAGCATAACGTTCAATAAAAGCCACATAATAGCAGTGTGGGATATCCATCCAGCTCCATATGATCTGGATAGAAGTATCACCTGTGAATAATTTTATAATTGATAGTTCAAATAGTATCGTACGTTGAAGTTACATCCGAACTGTCCGAAAGAAAGGATTCGAAATTGCTCTTAGACTGCTCCAACAAACTGTACTTGCACAGAATATGGGGCATCCTGGAAATGGATCATTCGTTCTAATTTGGGGTGTCTGGTCTAGTTGTGGCCTTTGGTACGGCTGCCTATAGTCGTGCTGGAATGTGGTTCGTGGTAGTCATGGTACTACAACACACCCGCATAGTAACGGGTCTGCCGGGTAGGCGTCGTGTGCAACAGAGTAGCCGTTGTGAAGTAGTAGCATAGAAACGTCCTCGTCTGTTTTACGGCCGTCAACAAGGTAGCGTCTGTTGTGCGGCAAAACCCTAGACGGTGGACGCCAAGATTTTAGTTCTTCAGTACTTGTCGAAGGTAAAAGGTTCCCTTCCGTTATGAGTAAAAGGTTAGCGAAACTGCACAAACCGTGCGACAAGCTGGACAAGTATGACGACGAGCCGTACATGCAGAACCCTTTGCTGAAGTTATTCCTGTCCGAGGTGAAGGAGCGCCGCCACTATAGTTTCATTCGCAGGAAGGCGGCCGTGGTAAGTGCAGAATCGTAGCCGCGTTTCAGTTTTGCAGCCGGGGTTCAATCACACTTATGATGATTTTTCGTGATTAcaggagaaaataaaaatttgtCGCAGTACAACAGTTGACTTTGAGGACGTGATCCCGCGACCACAATCATACTATGCCGAGCGGTTGCGTGAACATGCCCGGCGTGCCCCGGTACCAAAGATGTTGGCCAGCACGGAGTACAAGATCCTGTCCTACGTTCCCAAGCGCTTGCGCGTCCAATACCCGACCGTTCTGGCCGCCTACATGACCGATGTTCATGCCGAATTCGACAAAGTAATGAAGGCTTACAGCTGCCAGAAGATTCTGAAGCCAGGCCCGAACGATTACGTACCGGAGCGAGTCAAGTTTGAGTTCAAGCGTGTTGGTCGTACGGACAACTACCGTAATTATATGCGATGCCGGGCTTATATCCAACGGAATCTACTGCTGCCACACCCATTCATACGGTGTATCGTGCACTACGCATTCACCGATCTGCCGGTGTATTTCAATGATTATGCGCGTTACCGAGCGGGAGAGGAGATTACGCTGAACGAGCTGCGCGATCTGATCAAGAAAGATCTGCAGGCGGTAAGCGCATTAATCACGAACCAATGGTACCCCAAGATTGTGGCTATCCTCAGAAAGCACTACGAGCGGCGCACGTTACCAAAATCGATGTGGGCAAAGGTACTGCACTGTGCCGGTGGGCTCATCAACCGACAGCTA
This sequence is a window from Anopheles darlingi chromosome 3, idAnoDarlMG_H_01, whole genome shotgun sequence. Protein-coding genes within it:
- the LOC125953335 gene encoding nucleolar protein 9, whose product is MDTVEDEQSSVGKQHHKNRAKKRKRAKKFLHNAKGFGRIGSFGRGEDLDQSQYNYLLSILDSMGKTEGTEERQLMANNVLGQLEGKEIRTSSNQLGSRVLENLLTYADEETFARLMDTLAEHFRVVCCDSFASHVLQRVLYVAMLRTVAPLQEQPEQEHDEKAAELKESAEKKRKLTAGGDERGPKDIWPSFTYSLQEPYSDEHRRACGAFVERLAKFLVNNLEEFVWNCTANYVVRQCMLHLSGIAEMKVALVGGGAGTRDSGGDKETVKRLVVPESWSKLLHSFNLHLLEWPQFADLPFGNLTSIVLQTLLQAIANSNDPFQLEQLCTKLHTECFLANLVEANNDEMDESANQYTAAGKQEEMKLPQLFHCEGTVRLLEVCLSVASPEFLREKLFAELFRERLKPLALSRACNFAVQKLIDHTADKDTMETIFGELEGSLESILRRGHSGVVLALTNACVRLSCQQGKFIKQLLDALHCGDAGSEKLLTAVLYLMPANVTSATAPKIHIHGSLILQAILEFNKPIKFVTALLEMNAERLVEILRDPRGSFIANAFVRSRFVGEKSREKMVRHLEGQYGQLALTSHGSRVVELFYEAGNPAQRENIVRELSDSSAQLSGKPWGFILNKRLLIDTYKRDPARWKVAIKSDAKVERMFDKIVGGKKRKAQA
- the LOC125953340 gene encoding WD repeat-containing protein CG11141 — its product is MNGDTDSPPAGAAAAAAVPAGSAAPPPPLREWEPLVELVGKIPPTVQRGLLFHDVSLTCLDSVDEFIAFGTNVGLVFLYNRKTGTVEHRLPAVSENGGSPELTCVRIISTVEYMVAAGCRTGMVTIFQIPKTPPPDVCAELLLKAKPIERYTVRGLHRAGISELLWSKNGMKLFSGDTAGVVVLTEMGYTSKTCQSREILNERYEIVQMDLRQGRWLLVSSLFRTVICSPEVATDERRWRVAQVGKKDRKTLAPFGAIFAQVHGQQQIISTRSGFRLWLADYEGNVAQTLIFKELMRGPQQHAEIPLLNPSRNPVRIPTAFGKLYPFEANQIVTVANGALFLLDLERMAIVGQLTRLRHILDVSVDRNEILILESPRSLVRIATHPDSYSRTTVVFKHMELFVSQDSQVVLADECHEEPTQCLTITGPDDGKDGTDNGGAPVEIGSAAASNEEPGEARLINVHMKKLELFDALNELKYDDSILYKSGRRSRKHRANRVNAIVEIGQIPKEFETDEEAPGGS